GATCAACCTTTGTCGACTATCTTGACTTATGAGTAAGATAAGACCAATTTGTCTATCAGGACTGAAAAGGTTCGTTCCTCGTCGCTTGTGAACCCTCGTAGTAACATTGTTGCGTCACGAAAAGATAAGATTTGTAAACATGTTCAAAATTTGACGTGGAAAGAACAAAAGGGGGAAAAAAGCCAGCTGATAATTGCATTTCCAAGACCCTAAATTCAATTCTACCAGACTAGCATCCTGACTAGTCCTGAGTAGACCTCAAGAATCGCTTTTTCTGTTCCCTTAAAGCCGGATAGAGACAACGCTTGTCAATGGTTTTCGTGACCGTGACGATAGTTTGACGTTCGTGTGGCCCATTTCCACGAAATTTGAGAGTAAGAGGGCGACCGCCATATTATCGTCGCTTGCTACCTACAACTTTTCTTGTGTTAACCAACAATCTTGCACACCGTTTATCGCTCAGGGCTGTAAAGTGCATAACAGATAGACGCCTGAGTTTGAAGGCTTTTCAAAATTCATGCTTAGGTCCTACTTCCCGGAAGCATCAAGAATTTTTCTGAAAGGCGGTCGTTTCGGTGAGAGTTTCATCCGTTCTGATACATTTCAAGTGTTCTATAAAAGAAAGGGTTCTAAGAATTAATCAAGGGTTACCTTCCTAGCAGTCCAACTTGGCTTATTTGCCGTTTGGTGGAGACTTGTTGTTACTTTATCTTTCATTTGATCCAGCGTTTTCAGACCTTTGCATGAGATCCCAAGAGCGTTCATTGCTTGAGCCATTTCCATAATATCGTCGATCTCGTCGATAGTTTTCTGTGTACCCGTGGCCATTACGCGTCAGTGAGGAAATGCAAGGGTTCTTAAAGTTCAGTCAGTCTGAAATGCAAGCGCCTAAGATTTTTGTAGTAACCTTTCCTGCTCTGTAGGTGTCACGGATTACATTTCCGGGTACACAAGCCCCGGATGTATTGGATTTGTTCTACTGGGTTCGTTTGAGTCACGCAAAGTCGGCCCCCAGTGCCATTATGTGCCAATTTTCCAAAGAAGGTTTCAGTGGAAAGTTTTAATACGGATTAAGTAGAGCTTAGCATGCATTATGCCATTGTCAGCAAATAGTGGACGAAAGTGGAGTACATTTAGTCAAGAATTCGAGTATATCGACTAAGTCAGAGAAATAATCCGATATGAAATTTGATTCGACGTCTGAAGACCCGTTTACAAAGGCGATTTTTGCGGCGATTTAAGTGGCGATTTTTGTGACGATTCCAAATCGCCCGtgtaaacaatattttaaaaccAGTTTGCAGAGTTAATCGGagaaaattgttttacaaacTACCCTGAGCTTAAATGAAAATCCGTTTGCAGATGTTTTATGTTTAGCCGTAAGATGGCTCAGCCTGATTTGAGACTGTTACTTACTTGAAATATCGTTGGGATTAACGCTCGATCCTTTAAACTGAGGGTTTTGTTTACACTCAGGCTACGAATATCAGAACGGGAAAGCGACGGGAggttttttttcgtttgctttGAAAGTTCATATCATGTCACTCCCTTTTGGCACTATTGTTATCCATAATATATAATCCCTTTTGGCACTATCGTTATCTATAATCTGATTATGGAATAAGATTTTCAATGTACCCAGGACCAAACGAAAACGCTTCTGAATCAGTCTGTGGTCTTTCAGTAATGAGTTGATCAAACCTTAGGGTAATGGCATGATGATCTTAGTGATGGCCTCTTTGCGTTGTTGGGCATTGGGGCATTCCTTTGGATCTCGACTtgagttttcaaatttatcattATGAAGTTGAGAGAAGCCTTTATTATCTGAACGTTTTGTAGTTTATAGTTTAAAGGAGATCTCGAACTTTATAACATTATTAGGCCAtgtaattttgttatttaagcGAGGCGTGTGTTTCTTTTACCGCTTTTTCCCTTTCTATATGGCTTCTTTGACCTATTAGTTGTTGGATAAAATGTTGCTGTAGCCTTTGTTCACAAAGCATTAGAGATCAATGTTCCTGGAACATTTTTGCGTCTgtcattttacttttatttcacTCTTTTTGATAATCTCAAATGGACGAGACTTTTTTGCAATTCaattttgagccgttatttttgaaaataacttcTGGTTTCGAATGTATATGGCAAGTTCCAAATGAGGCTTCTTCTTTCCATTCTGAAACCGAACCTCGTGGCAACCGCGTCGACAGAGAACAGTACCCTATTTTGCACCGCAACTATGcttttaaccccttactgccgaataagcgctcagggcacttatagtttttactctgtctaacgcaagacgattttactcgtcaatggggaaccccatggacgggaaagggttaattaattaataattgttCATCCACTTTTTCAAATCATATTTAAATTTATTAGTattaatgtcaaaaaaaaagtGGTGGGGCAAGTTGTTCCATTCCTTAACAATTCTCACGAAGAAAGAATGTTTGAAAGCGTTTACTTTTGCTGATTTCATACGTATTTTGAATGGATTATTGgatctgttattgttattacagTTCTCGAAATAACCGCGACTTTCTCGCCCGTATGACTCAGATGCCGTCTCGTAACACTCTACCAAAGAGAAATATTCTCTTCTACGTTCAAGCGTGCTCCCACCCAGTGATTTGCATCTCTTTTCATATGACATCTCACGTCGCTTTTGCCCAAGGGCAATTCTTGATGCTCTTAGTTGCACGCTTTCAATGGCCAGTTTGTCTTTGACAAGAAAGGGTGATTATACCGGGCTTGCAAGTGATCTAGAGAGTACTGAGAAGATTTCTCTGTTCTTGCCGACTGTACGCTTCAGTAGACCAAGcactttgtttgctttgtttacaGATATGTCCACGTGATTTGACCACGATAAATCTCTTGACATAATGACCCCTAAGTCTTTATAGGGGTCCACGCATTTTAACATTGCGTTTGACAAGTGGTACTGGTGATTACTTTGTCTTGCTTGTATGAGATTCTCATATCTTCGTATTTCTCGGGGTTAAATTTAAACTCGCCAATTCCTCGTCCATTCCTCTAAAGAGTCCAGGTGCGACTGCAATACTGAAGTGTCACTATTGTGACTCAGTTCACGATAACTGTTTATATCGTCTGGAAACAGTTTTACTCAGGGTTTAACAATGTTCGGTATTTCATTTACGTAAATTAAAAGGTTAACGTTGTCCATGCGTTTGTCAGCGTGGGAAGTGTTGTCCCTCAGCGTGGTACCTATCATTTGTTTTGGCGTTCCTCTCGTTTCCTTTTCTCGGTCTTCTCTTCGGCTCTTTCGATTGTACGTGTCTTTACGAGTTTTAGCCTGCCTTGGGCTACTCACGATAGCTTCATCGTCAGGCAAAGCAATTTCTTCTTGAGTTGCGACAACCGTGTCGGTTTCTCAGCCCATGTTTACCATCTCTAGCGAGACACTTTCTCAAGCTTTTTCGCAACCATTGGGGCACTCGCTACCATAAATTTTAGCGGCATTTCAAGGCGAGCGACGAGTTCGACGAGACGCTCTTCAAGAATTCCCTCGAGGGTGAGGCATATGCTTTGAACTTGGCGGCATCTATCGCTCCTAGCTTGTCATCAATATCAGGTAACCCTGTTGTTCCCACTTTTATTTCCACGTCTACCATGGTAGGAAAGCCTGTGGTCTGGTCGGAGTTCGGTCATTTCGATACAAAGTCGTTTCGATACGAGTCGActcgatacaaattgaagtcgtttcgagacatcgaagtcgattcgatacacgtagaaagtcgattcgattcaactcaacCTTTACGTTCTCAGCTGTTTAGTGGTCCGACCGGCGCAAAAATTGCAATCCCGGTAAGCCAATGAAGATGCTTCCAAGCGCCCACAGTTATGAAACACTTTCAATACGAGATTCTTTTGAGGGGCTGgagaaaaactgcaaaaatcAAGAACATCAAAACTAGTTAATAAACCATAAAATGAAGTTAGCATTCCGCTCTGAAACgctttcaagcaagtatggcaacaaGCAGCATCTCTTCTCTTGTCATGATGCAACCACTTAAATCGTTCaaaccatgctgtttgaaatgttctttttgTTGCATTCTTACTTCCGAAGGTCTTTGTAATTTTTAGGCTGGCATGGActatctgatacgtttacaaagacttgatctggagagctgagttgtgtctttgtcgtttccagtttgccagctattgttgtggatggctccaaatcattttcatttccggttTGTTCTTTGgttcggattgtttcttcgatTACACCAGTCTCTGTATTCCCTACTTTTTTtcgatattttctccacgaatatgaaAGAACTTCATTTGTaaggtagctgcgcatgcgccaacaaaataccaaagcaacagtacctctggacgtggtgccagagcgtcgtaccgaacgatgctccccgagatttcggcccggaggtcgcttttggagccaaatttcagatacctgtcgccaggcagggagggagagaaatgtcggcccctagaccatacgtgacagaaccctttcgtccactcagctcgaatatataattggtagcaattcctataaatacaacagcattctagttatttcctccatgtggtacgttcaaatGTTTCTCGCGGTGGTGCATATTTaccgattgcgcatgcgctcctGCAGATACACTCTTATTTATGTGTCAGAGCCATTAAAAATCTTccgtttttccatatggtacgtgctgctgcatactggcacaaaatacatgacatccacgcatgtgctttcgctgtacaaacaaaatagtccgttatctcgtttggatttctttttcagcggctcttgtgaagacattgtaagactttcaatataaactgCCAGCCCTTTTAATTCAGTCTTCACATCATCTGATTTCTGGATGACCTTTAATTTGTGGTCGCAATCCGTTCCAACTAATCGTTCTTCGTAGTCAGTTCACTACTGCCATTCTTGGAATGTGTACATGTCGCTGGCCAGCTGTCGCTGCGTTAGAGCACGATAAACCCGTTTGGATACTGAGGTATtctttaaagtggtactatgacgaaaattttgttttcttttcgaatATTTCCAACATGAATTAAGTAACTCTGTCTTTGGGAACACAATGCACGAGAATTTAGAACGGTGCAAGCGAAATTGCAAGCAATGCCAATGTTGCCAAGTAATCGATCGTTGTGGCGAGGTAATGGAGCCTGCAGACAACACTGAAGGcgtcaagaaaatttctttagacactattttctctgcaaattctggtccagtgatctttattgaaacgaatcgttttctttgttcatacgagctgagacaagtaagagttagcaaagagagtgttgactttgcagtggtgagaccacAATAATACATCGACAAACGCGATCATTTGCAAAGGTTCATAAGTCTTACAATAATACGAATGATTTCCAGTCGATTAAAGAGACtactacagaaattcaaatgtcactaaagtattgttaaaccaacagtaactaacaaaaatatacttagattaactgtgacaaagacttgaaagtaactgTGGGTGTCAATGAATAAACATCGCCTTATTTACAAGTACGGGGAACTTGTTCACTCGCCTTCGACTTCGTTCGCTTATAGAACCCGAGGTTACCTTCCAAATGGTTGGAACTGATCCTTGCTTTATTCGTCTTTCGGTTCCCTTTACATGGACTGCACgggtaaaacaatcagtttcgAAATGCAGCGAGCATAGCCCAAACGGACCGGTAGGGTTGAAGTCTTTTCGGTGTTGAgagacaaatcttttccacttcgtacggatgttaccgcttgacggagaagtatgcgttgaaatgcctaattctttatcggagactcggctgcagtattgcactacacagcgtcttggaggcattttagaggttgtaaacaccagaaaagatcttcgaagacgtctctcttctctcagaattgcataaaaattagccaCGATGTTTTGGTGGGATGCGAATATGATGTCACTTCCTATCTGGTTGACTAGTGCCAACTCATTTTTGATGCGCCCGGTCTTTTTTGAATCGAGCGATGGCggacggccaaaaccaagaaacaaggtcaaaataacctgacttcccgttcgaattttcaaaAACTTGGCAAGGTAAATACTCAGCACTTCTGTTACCCAAATATGAAGagaaaagggaatgcaaaatttcgatcatagtaccactttaagtcCTAGCATTACTTTGTTTTGGCCACCAAGCGTCGTAGAGTCTTTGATATTTTAGTGAATGCCTCCTGTAGGTCTTTGAAAGTGTTTGGGATGAATTCTTTTGCTTGGAAAATTATCCAATAGAGAAGAAAGTCTAAGCACCTGTAACAAAATTTATATagttttttcaatgaaaaggaGAGAGTTTGTAGTTTATTTAATGAATTCTGGCTTTTCACTTATAGGCAGACTGAGTAATATCATTCCAGTACTAGCATCGAATAATTGCTGGATAGAATTTCTTAACATTTACTCTAGGAAATGATGCTATTATTAGCATGATAGAGTATTTAGTGAATGTCATAGTGATTGATGCCTTCACGATTTTTTCCGCTGTTAAAAGTTTTTCGTTGAAAATCTCCTGAATTCCTTTGATTGTATAACTAGATACCTGCCATAACCAGAAAGTATTCCTCACGGGCCAGTTGTGCTTTGTGGTTGCTCATGTTCTCTTTAACGTTGCCAACTTTCGTTTCcagccaaaaaaaaaggttgttaTTCATATCCTCCAGGCACTCATCTGCATCCTTGCACTGACCAACGCagtaaaatttgtctttttcttttgtgttcgTCTTTGGCTTCAGACAAAATGGAAAAAGCCTAGAGGAAACAAAGAGTTTCTCCTTAACTAGGTTCCGGTTTAAAAATTCCATTAGTTCACTATGGTAATTGAAAACGCAGTACTTTCAATGATTGTGATATGAGGATCGGCAAAGCCGATTCGCGAAGCGTTGGACAGATATACTGATAAATGCTCTAGAAGCCTGATTTGTAAACGACGTATACTTAGTTCTTTGCCAGAAGGGCGCTTCCATAGACAAACGTACGCCATTGCCTCTTGCTGCTCCCTATACCTTTGACTTCTATACCCACGTGCTACGTTAACTAAACTCAATTCTACGAAACAATTGGATGTTGCTATTATGGGCGCTGTAACAGATTTACCTGTACAAAGAGCGAAAGATTCGCTCCTTGTCGATTGTGAACCTATTAGTTGTTATTAGCACTGTTACTTGACCAAAAAATAAGATACTGTATGCTACCAGGTATAAACGTCGAcgtggaaagaaaaaaaaagagaaaaaggcagGTCATTGCATTTCCAGACTAGCACCTTGACTAACCACAACTAACCTAAAAGAATCgctctttcctttcctttaaaACCGGATACCAGCAACGCTTGTCAATGGTTTTCATAACATTTTGGCATTCATATGATCCATTTCCACGAAATTTGAGACAATCAGGTCGACCGCCATATTATCCTCGCACGTAGTACATTTTGTTACCAGCTAGAACGTTTTTTGTATTAACCAACGATCTTGGGCACCGTTTGTCGCTTAGGGCCCTAAAGTTCATAACAGATGGACGCGTTTAGTTTGAAGGGTTTTCAAAATGGATACTTTGGTCGTATATACAAATATACTGAAAGGAAGTCGCTTCGGTCAGTGTTACCCGTCCTTATACATTCCAAGCGTTCTAAGTATAGTTTTTCACAATAGGTAGACTCTGGGCAATGATGTCTTCTTAGTACTGTAAACTGATATATCTTCTAACCTGCGATGCAATAATGTGTCCAGTTTAGGACGCGTCTGCAATATTTGTGAATATTTTGCAGAGAACCAAGAGTCTGCCCTGGAATGGTCTGTATAAAAGGTGTTGTAAGAATCAATCAACGGTTACCTTTCTAGCAGTCCAACCTAGCTTATTTGATGTTTGGTGGAGACTTGTTGTTACTTTCGCTTTCAATAGATCCAACATTTTCAAACCTTCGCATGAGATCCTTAGTGGGTTTATTGCTTGAACCATTTCCACAATGTCGTCGATCTCGTCAGTAgttttctgtgttcccgtggccATTACGCGTTAATGACAAAATGCAAGGATTCTTACTAATTGTTGCTTTAAGTCAGTGAAATGCAAGTGCATTTTTTAGTAGCCTTTACCTTCTCTGTGGGTGTGTCACGGAGTACATTTTCAGGGTACACAAGCCCCAGATGAATGGGATTTGTTTTACTGGGTGTGTTTGTATGCAAAGTCGGTCCCCATTGCCATTATGTGCCAAAGAAGGTTTCAGTGGAAAAGTTTTCATACGGATTAAGTAGAGCCTAGCATGCATTATACCATTGTCAACAAATCGCGAACGAAAGTGGAGTACATCTAGTCAAGCATTCGATTATATCGACCAAGACAGAGAAATAATCAGATATGAAATTGGATTCGACGTCTGACAGGTATACCGGCAGGATGGGGTCAAGTTTAAAGATAAACTATGAAGTCATCGTTAAACAAACCGGAAGTTGCATATCTTATGGTTGATATCAGTCAGTCTTGATCACAATTAAACATTGATACAGAAGTAATTTTCCGTTACTTCAATTGGGACTGGCAAAAAAAGTGCACAGACGGAACCATTCCTCAGAGAATCTGGGGAAGCGATAAGTCTGGACTTATGTTCAGTAAAATAAAGTGTTGGTCCACTTTGACgaagctttctttttgttttgactgAAACCTGATATCAGTGGTCATAGATTCTTTGACCCTTTTTTAGTTCCTTGTCTTCTTATTATTTTAACTCTTGACACTGACTGTTTCCCCGCACGAGGCTGTCATGCTTTAAGTAGTCCATGTTATCTTCTTCCAAAAGAACTCTCTGTTTACTCGATATTCCTTGACGACGCAAAATTATGTGAATTAACCCATTTCCTGGATCCATTGTTGTCGGCTATCTTGACTTGTAAGTGATGTGACCAATGTGAGTCCATCAGCAATACAAGATTCGGTCCTCGTCGCTCGAGCGGCTGTCTAGTAAAGGATAGAAAGTCGCTAAGAACTCGAGAAGCTAAAGACTTATGTTTCTATCTGGCTTggcaacctcccgcgtgcatccAAAACTCGACGGAGCTGCGCTAACCTTGAATCAACTGTTAGTCACACTCGATTAGATATCAACCGATCGCAATTTTTTCAcgtttttttagttttaatatTGCTATTACTGATATGtacatcattatcatcattttaTCCTTGTGGTAACTTGTATTTGAAATACTTCTTCCTCAGCTTGTAGTTTGCTTTCGAAATATGTTTCATGCAGGACAGACTACGAAGCGCAAAGGACTAGGCATGTACGGAGTTGCATTAGATTATAAAGTTCAAGCTAAGCTGTACACCATACTAAAAATGTTTGTGTGAGTTGTTCGttcccttttcttttgttattgaaGACCTCCATTTGTTCTTACAAAACAAATTAGCTGTAAAGGGATGTATTGATAGCCATAATAGTTTGCAGTGCCAAATGTAAGAAATAGCCTATTTGTTTCTAATAGCTTTGATATAATTGCATACCGCAAattcttcaaattcaaattatttcattgttAACACTATGAATAATACACCACAAAGTGACAACGTGTAAAGCTCAAATTATTTTAGCTCTAGCAGCTTATTAAGATAATAGGAAGGAGGAAATTGAAGACTCTAGTAATTAGTTTCACGTGTATCATCAGATTGTATGAAAAATCATATCACATTTGGCTACTCGAGCGATGAAACTTACTCTCTTTCCTAAATGCCGCGTAATACCTCAGTTTGAAACCAATTTGCAAAATTAATCAGTAAAATTTGTTTTACAAACTAACCTAAGTTTGAATTAAACaccatttgcagatgttttATGTTCAGCCGTGGGATTTGAAACTGTTTACTTGAAATCTCGTAGGGCGTTAATTTCTTTAAGCTGAGGGTTTTGTTTACATTCCGGCTGCGAATGCTTGTGAAGCTCATGTCACGTCACTCCCCTGACACTATTTATGCTTATCTATAAATCTGGTTATGAATAGGACTTTCAACGTCACATTCGCTGTCTTTATATCAGGACACGCATTATCCATCAGGACGAGCTTGGcatgggcaaacattcgttattcgtctggttattctTTTCTAGTATTCAgttaaagacgggcacaagacgcatcaTCATGATCAGGCTCGACGACCTATTTTCTGTTGTGTGACTTGAACGACGCAAAACTGAAGATAGTTcgtctagacggataatgcgtcttgagcattgagaagaaaatcatttggatgctTCCCGTGAACGATGTTTTTCCGCTAAGTAGTGAAGAAggtacatttttcttaaacgttattttacccatGGCATATAATAAGCTTTACTGCGAAAGTACTCCCAAAAAGATGTCACCCCTGGAGTgagaacaataggttgctcgttccattttttttttatttagagaagtggtccagacggataatgcgtcctctagagTAAGGACGGCCATTGAAACAAAGGGAAACGCTCCTGAACTAGTCTGTGGTCTTTCAGTAATGAGTTGATCAAACCTTAGGTGGGCAATGGTATTATCATCCTAGTTATGGCCTCATTGCATTGTTGGGCTTTGGGGCGTTTCTTTGGGTCTTGACTCCAGCACAACTCCATCAGCCCTTTCCAAGCAGGAGATGGGGGGAAATAACTGGGAACATGCTCTGGGCGAAGGCCGTCTTGCACTTTGGCGAACAAATCTTGTATTGACAATACTGGGACACTTGAGAATACTTGTTGTCCATACCATATCTCCCACAGCATGAGTCCCAAGCTGTAGATGTCCGCGCTGAATTCGTAAATGTCGAAACGAGTCACCTCAGGTGCCATGTAAAGAGGAGTTTCTGCCAAAGTGCGTCTTATGTCAGCCACGGCTTTTGATGTTCCAACGTCAGTGAGTTTTGCTTTGTCATCTTCTGATAGCTTGGTAAAAAAAGAGGAACAATATGAAATGAGTGTTAGCTAGTAAGGGAAAAGTATGATGTTTGCCAAGGCTACTAGATGGGTGGCCCTAGATATTACATACCAAGATGTTTTCCAACTTGAGATCCCTATGAAGAATTCCTTCCCTATGTATGTAATCTAGAGCATCTGTGATCTGCTTCACCCATAGAGAAGCGATTCGCTCAGCTCTTTGTCCGGTTTTCCCGGGAATACATTCTGGTTGACTAAAAATGTAGCTCTTTAAGGTTCCCTTGCACTTTTCCATCACTAAAACGACCCTCGTCGAGCCATCATCATCCAATAGCGATGTTCCGTAAAATTTTACCACGTGAGGATGTTCCAGTTTTCTGAAACACAAAATACGAAAATCAAAGGTCAGTGTGGTTCATTAAATGAGACTCCGCCACTGGACGCATTGAAAAATAATTGACTAATATCTTATTTGAAGTGTGACattgaataaaatttttttcGTGGTTGTCATTTCACGGGCACAGACACTTATGAGGATGATCCTTCGGTTCTCTTACCACTTTGAAAGCTATTCTGGTCCCTTTATTCGTGTGTGTCTGTCACAAGGGTTATTCAGTATGTTTGAAATCTCTTTTAGGTGGAATTCTAGGGTTGGAAATTTATTCAGTTACCTCAGAAGTTCAACCTCTGCTATAACTTCGCTTGCGTTATGGTTGTAGAGTTCCTGATGACACACTTTAAGTGCTACAGGTTGAGAACCTCCACCTTTGTTCATCATTCCTTTGTACACACAGGCAAACGAACCTTCGCCAAGGCGGTGGGATGCGTCTTTCTTCCATTCCAATTCGTTGCTGCTGATGTGGTCAAGGACTTCTTTGAATCCAAATACTGCGAGATCTCCTTGGAGCTTGGAAAACTCTTCCAAGTTTGGCGTGTAGAGATAACAATCCCCCGCCATTTTTAGCTTTTCATCTTTGAGTTGTTCACATAACATCTGGTCGGCTTTTATCAACTGAGGGATGCGAACTTGGATCTGTTGAAGAGAGATCTTTACTTCTTGTAATTGTTTCTTCACGAACTCCTCAAGAGCCGGTTGACACTTGGCCTCTTCTAGATACTTTGCAGATAAGTTGACCATGAAACCACACTTGGCAGCCTCGTATTTTTTAATCTTCTTCCTCTCTGTTATATTTTCTTTGATGGCCTTGATGGCCACAACTGGAGAACCAATCACCGCAGCAATGAGACCAAGTGGAATCCAGATTGGACTTAAAACGCCAATAGTGACCTTGTCACCAGTAGTAAGGTTTGCTTGCGGTGGAGGCGTTTGTTGGACACCATTGTTGTCGACTGTAACGGCACTTTGTAAATTCTGTAGTTGTGACTCAACAAAATTGTAACGCTGTTGAAAGTGTTTTAGGACGGATTTTCGAGCGTCTGCGAAGACCTGATAACCCTCTTCCCATTGCCCAATGATGGCTTGAAGTCTTCCTGAAATCACTTTCATGATCTGGAATTCGGTCACTTCCCACGAACCATGCACTTCTGGTACCTCATCCATTGTCCATGAAGTGAAGCGGGTTTTCACTTCTTCAGTAGAGAGATATTTGTATAGTTCCTGTATCGCTTCATCAGTACGCCGTTGTGAGTATTGTTCAAGTTTCCGCATCATTTCTTTTTGCTCCGACTCAATCTTGGACAGGCGTTGGCGAATTCTGTCCAATTTTTCATTTACCTCTTCACGATTTCTGGATGCATTTGAAACAAACGCCTTGAGTTGGACAGTTATTCGTGAAAGAACGTATTTCACCCACCTGCAAAAATAGATCATCAGAGTTTCAGTTTCAAATTTATCGTTTTATGGGCTATAGTTAAAAGGGGATCTCAAACTTTATAACATTATTAGGCCACGTAATTTTGGTATTTAAGCATTTTAAAGGAGTGTGTTCCTCTTACCACTTTTTACCCTTTCTATATGTCT
Above is a genomic segment from Acropora muricata isolate sample 2 chromosome 1, ASM3666990v1, whole genome shotgun sequence containing:
- the LOC136913130 gene encoding dual serine/threonine and tyrosine protein kinase-like, translated to MATSKPNKINKMLEMAQEMIDLGISSEGLAKAFMDEMRNQVKESAIGPSWTVGEAYCVLSEAKQVDEKKRKELLTLYEDAELIMKKLDKKILDLLEQYVGNVKEKMENQKERLKCKEYFLLVAGETSSGKSSLINLIMGEELLPYSVLSTTSTICELKFGKERKMVAHFKDKDPDTGLPTKVIQLKENPNTTSEKQSYLQQISCFVHVKNDRDKGSIYKKIELFWPHGLLQSGIVIVDSPGVGESNIMDKIVTEYLPKAFAFIYTINSSNAGGIQKDRLERLLEEVRKLSLERGEGQLPSKCAIFVCNKWDQVPEEEHNEVKSHVVQKLQRCWPGLDPETQIIYMSTKNATKAQKMGIITNEFSSFMETVQMMVLRSIQCQLEIHWRWVKYVLSRITVQLKAFVSNASRNREEVNEKLDRIRQRLSKIESEQKEMMRKLEQYSQRRTDEAIQELYKYLSTEEVKTRFTSWTMDEVPEVHGSWEVTEFQIMKVISGRLQAIIGQWEEGYQVFADARKSVLKHFQQRYNFVESQLQNLQSAVTVDNNGVQQTPPPQANLTTGDKVTIGVLSPIWIPLGLIAAVIGSPVVAIKAIKENITERKKIKKYEAAKCGFMVNLSAKYLEEAKCQPALEEFVKKQLQEVKISLQQIQVRIPQLIKADQMLCEQLKDEKLKMAGDCYLYTPNLEEFSKLQGDLAVFGFKEVLDHISSNELEWKKDASHRLGEGSFACVYKGMMNKGGGSQPVALKVCHQELYNHNASEVIAEVELLRKLEHPHVVKFYGTSLLDDDGSTRVVLVMEKCKGTLKSYIFSQPECIPGKTGQRAERIASLWVKQITDALDYIHREGILHRDLKLENILLSEDDKAKLTDVGTSKAVADIRRTLAETPLYMAPEVTRFDIYEFSADIYSLGLMLWEIWYGQQVFSSVPVLSIQDLFAKVQDGLRPEHVPSYFPPSPAWKGLMELCWSQDPKKRPKAQQCNEAITRMIIPLPT